In Bacteroidota bacterium, the following are encoded in one genomic region:
- a CDS encoding CRTAC1 family protein has product MTRSLYVLILLALPAAAFAQPGPFVQDTNSLLTQVAKPSLSALWGDFDGDGDLDLVVSNNTPGNDDDLYRNSGAGTFTRIDFATNEDPFAVTTSGAWADFDNDGRLDLSTASLMDGALFLNRGPTNFRYIRLPLDRFERTRDVLVADYNGDGLLDGVLSRGLAPGIGFRNVLIENIGNTGIVVDDTEINDNVFESTTGCWGDINADGFADLHVNTNGGDPNELYINEAGTLVRAADPSLSVDYGRTQSCSWGDFDGDGDLDIVTTSFEAPTRLFRNEGVFTDATAGLDTNPVSSVGSAWGDVDNDGDLDLVIVRDDAINTLYLNDGAGQFTGIDFGPSDSESPRVVLADDDGDGDLDIYVARGGFTRSQRNLLYRNTTTGAANRLSTAQGTARGGSANWLEVDLQRTSGRNRFGVGALVTAYASIGGQQARLLRSATIRSGLGAQSGYRLHFGLGDAATVDSLVVAWPAGVGVGGAGDQPTVLTGVAANQILTVTGDEDEAARAPVAASTAQPAAFAVEAVYPNPSAGAVTIAV; this is encoded by the coding sequence ATGACACGCTCCCTGTACGTCCTTATCCTGCTGGCGCTGCCCGCGGCAGCCTTCGCCCAGCCCGGCCCATTCGTCCAGGACACAAACAGCCTGCTCACCCAGGTGGCCAAGCCCTCCCTCTCCGCGCTCTGGGGTGACTTCGACGGCGACGGCGACCTCGACCTCGTCGTCTCGAACAACACGCCGGGCAACGACGACGACCTCTACCGCAACAGCGGGGCCGGCACCTTCACCCGCATCGACTTCGCCACAAACGAGGACCCCTTCGCGGTGACCACCTCCGGCGCGTGGGCCGACTTCGACAACGACGGGCGGCTCGACCTCTCGACGGCGAGCCTGATGGACGGCGCGCTGTTCCTCAACCGGGGACCGACCAACTTCCGCTACATCCGTCTGCCGCTCGACAGGTTCGAGCGCACGCGCGACGTGCTCGTTGCCGACTACAACGGCGACGGCCTACTCGACGGCGTGCTCAGCCGGGGCCTCGCGCCGGGCATCGGGTTCCGGAACGTCCTGATCGAGAACATCGGCAACACAGGCATTGTGGTCGACGACACCGAAATCAACGACAACGTGTTCGAGTCCACGACCGGGTGCTGGGGCGACATCAACGCCGACGGTTTCGCGGACCTCCACGTAAACACCAACGGGGGTGATCCGAACGAGCTCTACATCAACGAGGCTGGCACGCTCGTGCGGGCCGCCGACCCCTCGCTGAGCGTGGACTACGGGCGTACCCAGAGCTGCTCGTGGGGCGACTTCGACGGCGACGGTGACCTCGACATCGTGACAACCAGCTTCGAAGCTCCGACCCGCCTTTTCCGCAACGAGGGCGTGTTCACCGACGCGACTGCCGGCCTCGACACCAATCCGGTCAGCTCTGTCGGCAGCGCCTGGGGCGACGTAGACAACGACGGCGACCTCGACCTGGTGATCGTCCGCGACGATGCCATCAACACGCTCTACCTCAACGACGGCGCCGGCCAGTTCACCGGCATCGATTTTGGACCGTCAGACAGTGAGTCTCCCAGGGTGGTGCTGGCCGACGACGACGGCGACGGCGACCTCGACATCTACGTGGCACGCGGCGGCTTCACGCGCAGCCAGCGCAACCTGCTCTACCGTAACACCACCACCGGCGCAGCCAACCGCCTCTCCACTGCCCAGGGCACGGCCAGAGGCGGCTCCGCCAACTGGCTCGAGGTCGACCTCCAGCGCACCAGCGGACGCAACCGCTTCGGCGTCGGTGCCCTCGTCACCGCCTACGCCTCCATCGGCGGACAGCAGGCTAGGCTCCTACGCTCCGCGACCATCCGCTCGGGCTTGGGCGCGCAGAGCGGGTACCGGCTGCACTTCGGCCTCGGCGACGCCGCGACGGTCGACTCCCTCGTCGTCGCATGGCCTGCCGGCGTCGGGGTCGGAGGCGCAGGTGACCAGCCCACCGTGCTCACCGGCGTCGCGGCCAACCAGATCCTCACCGTCACCGGCGACGAGGACGAGGCCGCCCGCGCCCCCGTCGCCGCCAGCACCGCGCAGCCGGCCGCCTTCGCCGTCGAGGCGGTCTACCCCAACCCCTCGGCCGGCGCCGTGACGATTGCCGTG